DNA sequence from the Streptomyces canus genome:
ACCGCCGAACTCCTTTTAGATGGAGAGGCCCACACCTTATGGTGTGGGCCTTTCTGCATTTAAGGTTCGGTTTCCTCAAAAAAGGGGGGCGCTTCGCGCCCCCCCTTTTTTCGTTTACAGGCGCCCTGCCGCCTTCAATGCCAGATAGGCATCGGCCAGCGCTGGAGCCAGATCGTCCGGTGTCGCGTCGACGACAGTCACTCCGTGGCGGCGGAGTTGTTCCGCCGTGCGATGGCGCTCCATCCGCGCCTGGGCAGCCGCTGCGGCCTCATAGACCGCATCGGTGTTTCCGCGGGCCGTCGCCATGCGGGCGATATGAGGATCCGCCACTGAGGCCAGAAGGACCGCGTGCCGTTGGGTGAGTTGAGGAAGGACGGGCAGCAGGCCCTCCTCGATCGGTGCGGCGTCGAGGCTGGTGAGCAGCACGATCAGGGAGCGGCGAGGAGCCGTACGCAGGGCTGTGGCTGTGAGGCCCCGAGCGTTCGTCTCGACTAGTTCGGGTTCAAGGGGGGCCATCGCGTTGACCAGGGAGGAGAGCAGGTCCTTGGCCGTTCGGCCTTGGACCAGGGCGCGTACTCGGCGGTCGTATGCGAGGAGATCCACGCGATCGCCGGCGCGGGAGGCAAGGGCGGCCAAGAGCAGAGCCGCGTCCATGGAGGCGTCAAGACGGGGTGCGTCGCCCACGCGGCCTGCCGATGTGCGGCCGGTGTCGAGGACCACGAGGATGTGGCGGTCGCGTTCGGGGCGCCAGGTGCGTACGGCGACGGACGTCTGTCGGGCGGTGGCTCGCCAGTCGATGGAACGGGTGTCGTCACCCGGGACGTACTCGCGCAGGCTGTCGAATTCCGTGCCCTCACCGCGGGTGAGAACGCTGGTGCGGCCGTCGAGTTCGCGCAGGCGGGCGAGCTTTGATGGGAGGTGCTTGCGGCTGGTGAACGGGGGCAGGACGCGGACCGTCCACGGGGCCTTGTGGGTGCCCTGGCGGGAGAAGAGGCGGAGGGGGCCGTAGGAGCGAATCGTCACTCGGTCGGCATGGCGGTCGCCTCGGCGGGTGGGGCGCAGGCGAGTGGTGAGGCGTCGGCGTTCGCCCGCTGGGACGGTCAGTTGGTGGCGGGAGGCTTCCACTTCGGTGCCGGGCTGCCAGCTGCTGGGGGGCCAGGCGTCGCGCACGTGGGCTCGGAGGGGGCGGCCGGACGGGTTGGTGACCGTGAGGGTGACGTCGGCGGCCTCGCCCAGGCGGACGGAGGTATCGCCGGAGCGAGCCAGGCCGAGCCGTCGTACGGGTGCCGCCAAGGCGAAGTCGCAGGCGCAGGCCACCGCCAGGGGGGCGTTGACGGCGAGGATGCCGGTCCAGCTGGGTTCCCAGATGCCGACAGGGAGAGAACCCAGGGCGGCGAGGAGTGCGGCGCGTCCGGTGAGGGCCATCAGCGGGGGACCGGGACGTGGGCCAGGATCGCGTTGATGACGGAGTCGGCCGTCACGCCCTCCATCTCGGCCTCCGGGCGCAGTTGTACGCGGTGACGAAGGGTGGGGAGGGCCAGGGCCTTCACGTCGTCGGGGATCACGTAGTCGCGGCCGGTCAGCCACGCCCATGCGCGCGAGGTGGCCAGGAGGGCCGTGGCGCCGCGCGGGGACACGCCCAGGGTGAGGGAAGGGGACTCGCGTGTGGCGCGGCAGATGTCGACGACATAGGCGGTGATCTCGGGGGAGATCGTGGTCTTGGCGACTGCGGCGCGTGCGGCTTCGAGGTCGGCGGGGCCTGCCACGGGGCGTACGCCGGCGGCGCGCAGGTCGCGGGGGTTGAATCCCTCGGCGTGGCGGGTGAGGACGTCGATCTCGTCCTGGCGGGAGGGGAGCGGGATCGTCAGTTTGAGGAGGAAACGGTCCAGCTGGGCTTCGGGAAGGGGGTAAGTGCCCTCGTATTCGACCGGGTTCTGGGTCGCGGCGACCAGGAACGGGTCGGGGAGGAGGCGCGGGGTGCCGTCGACAGTCACCTGGCGTTCCTCCATGGCCTCCAGGAGGGACGACTGGGTCTTGGGTGGGGTGCGGTTGATCTCGTCCGCGAGGAGGAGGTTGGTGAAGACCGGGCCGGCCTGGAAGGAGAACTCGGCGGAGCGGGTGTCATAGACCAGGGAGCCCGTCACATCGCTCGGCATCAGGTCGGGGGTGAACTGGACGCGCTTGGTGTCGAGTTCGAGTGCGGATGCGAGGGCGCGGACGAGCAACGTTTTGGCGACCCCAGGGACTCCTTCCAGTAGTACGTGTCCGCGGCAGAGGAGGGCGACGACGAGACCGGTCACGGCGGGGTCCTGGCCGACCACGGCTTTGGCGATCTCGGCGCGCAGGGCTTCCAGGGAGGCCCTGGCGGAGCCCGGGTCCCCGGTGGTCCCGGCGTTGTCAGTGGTCGGGTCCATCATGAACGGCGTACCTCTCTTTCGAGGGCGTCGAGTTGGTCGGCTAGGGAGATGAGGGCTGCGTCGTCGCCGGGCGGCGGGCCGAAGAGGAGGGACTGCAGGGACTGTCCGTCTCCGTCTCTGTGGAGATGGGCGGACAGGGCGGGGAGCAGTGCTTCGGGCGCGTGCGCCTGGGTGACGGGGACGCCTACGAGGGGGGCGAGGCGGGTGCGGGTGGTGGAGCGAAGAGCGGTGGCCGCGCGGTCGCGGGCGTTGGCTTTGCGGTAGAGGCGGGCGCGGCCTTCGACGGTTTCGGAGGCGCGGATCGCCACGGGGAGTTTCTCGGGCACGAGCGGGCCCAGTCGGCGTGCCCTCCACAGGGCGGCGAGTGCTGCCGCGAAGAAGAGCTGCAGTGTGCCCCACAGCCAGCCCGAGGGGAGCAGGTCGAGGAAGTCCTTTTCCTCGTCCGGGCCGGTGGCCGAGGGGTCGGAGAGCGAGGGGAGGTACCAGACCAGATGGGGGCGGGAGCCGAGGAGTTGGAGGGCGAGCGAGGCGTTGCCCTGCTCGTCGAGGGTGTCGTTGTAGAGGATGTCGGGGGCGCCGAGCACGACGGTGTCGCCGTCTCCGGAGGCCGCCGGGACGCGCACCAGGGTGGGCAGGCGCTCGCTGGGGTAGCACTCGTCGTAGCCGGGCTGTGTGACGGTGTAGCGGATGCCGCCGGTGTCGGCGGTGCCCGCGCGCTGGGCCGCCGGCAGGGCGCAGTGGGGGGAGAGCGTCGAGTCGAGGCTGGTGGCGGGGTCCGCGACGACGCCGGGGGCCAGCCGTTCCACGGACCAGCTGCCGGGGGCGACGAGGAGGGTGCGGCCGTCGGAGTCGGCGGTCGCGGAGCGCAGTTGGCTCTGCTGACGATGCGTCAGGAGGTCGGGTACGGCGATCAGGAGCGTGGTGTCGGGGCCGGCAGCGGCGCGGGCTTCGTCGAGGGTGGTGACCACTCGGGTGTCGATGCCTCGGTCGGCGAGGAGTTCGGCGACGGCGCGGCTGCCGTAGGGGTCGGCGGAGCGCGGGTCGAGGCCGCCGTGGCGTTCGGTGGAGCGGATCGCCGCGATCGCCACGGCCGCGACGAGGAGAAGAACGAGGGCGAGCACGATGCCTCGCGCGCGGGTCCACACCTGGCGGGCGGTGGGCGAGGCCGAGGTGGACGGGAGCGTGGCCTCGGTGGTCATTCGGCGGCTCCCTGGCGGGCGTTGTGGGCCGCGCTGTGGCTGCTCGCGCCGGCCGCGAGCACCGGCTTGGTGCGTTCCAGGTCGCGGTCGAGTTCGGCGATGCGGTGGTACGACTGCTCGGTCGCGGCCCGGCCGCCGTACGTGACGTCGTCGAAGTCCCGGGCCGCGGAACGCAGCCGGTCCGTGTGGGAGGGCAGGGCGCGGCCTGCTTCCGCGGCGGCCTCGTCCGCGGTGCGGCCGGGGCGGATGTCGAGGAGGGCGCGTTCCTCCAGGGAGCGGACGATGGCGCGCATGCGTTCTTGGACGGCCTGGTTCCAGTGGCCCTGCGCGGCGTGTGCCTCGGCGGCCGCGCGATGGTCGGTGGCGCTGCGTGGGCGGTCGTCGAACAGGGCGGCGGAGGAGGCCGGCCCGCGGCGCGGAGTGCCCAGGCGCCACCACAGCGCGCCGACGATCAGGAGGATGGCGGCGATGACGACGACGAGGCCGAGTGATCCCCCTGGTGTCGCGGACGAGGCGGCGTTGAACAGCTTGTCGACCCAGTCCCAGAACGCGTTGAGGGCGCGCTGGAACCAGCTGGGGTCGTTCTCGTGGTACATGCGCTTGGACAGCTCGCGACGGGCCGCCTCTCGCGCGGGGTCGCGCGGGGTCGTCAGTGGCGGTTCGTCGGCGGACCGTGCCAGTGACAGCACGGATGTATCGCCGGCGCGCAGCATGGTGAGCACTCCCCCCGGCAGGTTCACCGCATCAGCTCCCGGGAGTGGGGCCGGTGCCGTAGCCCTGGACGCCGGCTGCCCGGGCCAGTTCGAGGTCGAGGCCCTCGCGGCGGATGCGCTGGTCGATGTAGAGGAGCACGGTGACGCCCGCCGTGATCGGGAAGGTGATCATCGAGCCGATCACCGAGCCGATGCCGCTGATGATGAGGAACGTCCAGCCGAGGTCGCCGGTGCCGTTGACGAACCCGCCGACACCCTCGCCGCTGAGCGCCGCG
Encoded proteins:
- a CDS encoding DUF58 domain-containing protein yields the protein MALTGRAALLAALGSLPVGIWEPSWTGILAVNAPLAVACACDFALAAPVRRLGLARSGDTSVRLGEAADVTLTVTNPSGRPLRAHVRDAWPPSSWQPGTEVEASRHQLTVPAGERRRLTTRLRPTRRGDRHADRVTIRSYGPLRLFSRQGTHKAPWTVRVLPPFTSRKHLPSKLARLRELDGRTSVLTRGEGTEFDSLREYVPGDDTRSIDWRATARQTSVAVRTWRPERDRHILVVLDTGRTSAGRVGDAPRLDASMDAALLLAALASRAGDRVDLLAYDRRVRALVQGRTAKDLLSSLVNAMAPLEPELVETNARGLTATALRTAPRRSLIVLLTSLDAAPIEEGLLPVLPQLTQRHAVLLASVADPHIARMATARGNTDAVYEAAAAAQARMERHRTAEQLRRHGVTVVDATPDDLAPALADAYLALKAAGRL
- a CDS encoding AAA family ATPase, with product MDPTTDNAGTTGDPGSARASLEALRAEIAKAVVGQDPAVTGLVVALLCRGHVLLEGVPGVAKTLLVRALASALELDTKRVQFTPDLMPSDVTGSLVYDTRSAEFSFQAGPVFTNLLLADEINRTPPKTQSSLLEAMEERQVTVDGTPRLLPDPFLVAATQNPVEYEGTYPLPEAQLDRFLLKLTIPLPSRQDEIDVLTRHAEGFNPRDLRAAGVRPVAGPADLEAARAAVAKTTISPEITAYVVDICRATRESPSLTLGVSPRGATALLATSRAWAWLTGRDYVIPDDVKALALPTLRHRVQLRPEAEMEGVTADSVINAILAHVPVPR
- a CDS encoding DUF4350 domain-containing protein, with product MTTEATLPSTSASPTARQVWTRARGIVLALVLLLVAAVAIAAIRSTERHGGLDPRSADPYGSRAVAELLADRGIDTRVVTTLDEARAAAGPDTTLLIAVPDLLTHRQQSQLRSATADSDGRTLLVAPGSWSVERLAPGVVADPATSLDSTLSPHCALPAAQRAGTADTGGIRYTVTQPGYDECYPSERLPTLVRVPAASGDGDTVVLGAPDILYNDTLDEQGNASLALQLLGSRPHLVWYLPSLSDPSATGPDEEKDFLDLLPSGWLWGTLQLFFAAALAALWRARRLGPLVPEKLPVAIRASETVEGRARLYRKANARDRAATALRSTTRTRLAPLVGVPVTQAHAPEALLPALSAHLHRDGDGQSLQSLLFGPPPGDDAALISLADQLDALEREVRRS
- a CDS encoding DUF4129 domain-containing protein, with amino-acid sequence MLRAGDTSVLSLARSADEPPLTTPRDPAREAARRELSKRMYHENDPSWFQRALNAFWDWVDKLFNAASSATPGGSLGLVVVIAAILLIVGALWWRLGTPRRGPASSAALFDDRPRSATDHRAAAEAHAAQGHWNQAVQERMRAIVRSLEERALLDIRPGRTADEAAAEAGRALPSHTDRLRSAARDFDDVTYGGRAATEQSYHRIAELDRDLERTKPVLAAGASSHSAAHNARQGAAE